One stretch of Plutella xylostella chromosome 15, ilPluXylo3.1, whole genome shotgun sequence DNA includes these proteins:
- the LOC119691183 gene encoding N-acetylneuraminate lyase-like: protein MKVLLLLVLGSVSYGLVSGAVGLVTPVFTPVHEDNTVNYDLIPVYAEYLARNNLTTLLVGGSTGEAMALSMADRKGVLDAWLQASKTHGLNIIYQTIGASYPDVLELARYSAKSGVSTLIVAADMGYLPRSAEELVGYLQRVAEQAPGLTLGYYHEPRITHVKGRFGWCFGVEGSVSSFPQFLLNLCSR, encoded by the exons ATGAAAGTACTATTACTTCTTGTGTTAGGGAGTGTCAGTTATGGG TTGGTGTCAGGAGCAGTAGGCCTGGTGACGCCGGTGTTCACCCCCGTGCACGAAGACAACACCGTCAACTATGACCTGATCCCGGTATATGCGGAGTACTTGGCGAGAAACAACCTTACTACTTTGTTGG TCGGAGGCTCCACCGGCGAGGCCATGGCGCTATCGATGGCGGATCGCAAGGGCGTGCTGGACGCGTGGCTGCAGGCGAGCAAGACACATGGACTCAACATCATCTACCAGACTATTGGAGCCAGCTACCCTGATGTGCTGGAACTG GCAAGATACAGCGCCAAGTCGGGAGTAAGCACGCTAATAGTGGCAGCAGATATGGGCTACCTACCGCGCTCGGCTGAAGAGCTGGTGGGCTACCTGCAACGAGTGGCGGAGCAGGCGCCGGGACTCACTCTCGGGTACTACCACGAGCCAAGGATCACGCATGTTAAAGGTAGGTTTGGCTGGTGTTTTGGAGTGGAAGGAAGTGTTTCTTCCTTTCCTCAGTTCCTACTCAATTTATGTTCAAGATAG